From Carettochelys insculpta isolate YL-2023 chromosome 3, ASM3395843v1, whole genome shotgun sequence, a single genomic window includes:
- the MRAP2 gene encoding melanocortin-2 receptor accessory protein 2: MSAHRLISNRTSHQASSNSDYTWEYEYYEYGPVSFEGLKAHKYSIVIGFWVGLAVFVIFMFFVLTLLTKTGAPHQDNTEPPEKRFHVSSFVTDFGKPPESDKVFSRQVAEESRSLFHFYINEVEHMDKTKQSHKAPGVDSNTRFQEVAKNSGRLEEELNCLKKFNIPNFVNSDQNSLLGEDDLLISEPPIILESKPVIQTSRQILD; encoded by the exons ATGTCTGCCCACAGGTTAATTTCCAACCGAACATCTCATCAGGCTTCATCTAATTCTGATTACACTTGGGAGTATGAGTACTATGAGTATGGACCAGTTTCCTTTGAAGGACTGAAAGCTCATAAAT ATTCCATTGTGATTGGATTTTGGGTCGGTCTGGCAGTTTTTGTCATTTTCATGTTCTTTGTGCTCACCTTGCTGACGAAGACAGGAGCCCCGCACCAAGA caATACAGAGCCACCTGAAAAAAGATTTCACGTGAGTAGCTTTGTGACAGACTTTGGAAAACCTCCAGAGTCAGACAAGGTCTTTTCACGTCAAGTAGCTGAAGAGTCCAGGTCTCTCTTTCACTTTTACATTAATGAAGTGGAGCAcatggacaaaacaaaacaaagccataaAGCTCCAGGCGTGGACAGTAATACTCGCTTCCAGGAAGTAGCTAAGAACAGTGgaaggctggaggaggagctgaatTGCCTTAAAAAATTTAACATCCCCAACTTCGTGAACAGTGATCAAAATTCTTTGCTGGGTGAAGATGATCTGCTGATTTCAGAGCCACCAATCATCTTGGAAAGCAAACCAGTTATTCAAACCTCTCGTCAGATCCTTGATTGA